TGTGGAGATTATTCTAATAAGATTCGGATTACAAATTCATGGTAGTTGTTAATATGTGTATTGTGGTAAAGAATTAGGTGATTATATATTtgttgatgatgtatatatatgatcAATATATTCTGATATATGAAAATGAAACATTTTCTGCTTGATTTTAGAGtttcttttttttgttctttattgAGAGTAAGGCCACAAGATTATGTCACTGCCCATGGCTAGAGAGTCCCCGCTCTAGGTTTGGATTGTAGTTACTAAATGTGAAAGGCTCTTCATATGGGGGCCACCAATGGCCCAAATAGGCCCATTCATAACTTGGAGTTTTTACCAGAAAttggattttttttaataattaagctATTTTTTTACGTCAATTTTACTGTTTATAAGGGTAATTTTTTTTGTGAAGTTCATAATTGTTGGTCCCAATAACATAATTTTTAAGGTTTGAATTTATATTCTTTCATTAAGTTCAAAGTATTTTATCATTACACCAAATACTTATCGATAGATTTTTTGATCGTATATTGTTTCTAATGTTTGAACTTTCAACCTGAGTTCTTCGTAAAAAGACCTGAATCTTAATAGTGTTAATAGTTGAATTTGAATCTTGAAATATAAAATGTAGAATGATtgaatttttgaaaacaaaagTACATTgattaaattacaaatttacgAATAGTACAagaacttatgacatattttaacctcaaTGTATTTTCTATATTCATTTTACTGTTTATGAATATCAATCCCTTTTGAGTTTGTGGTTGCTCTTTCTAATAACATTGTTTCTAAGGTTTGAACATGTATTCTTCCATTGGAAGTGAAATGTATCTTATCAAGGTATCcaacattggttggtaagttcgTATCTCCACCAATTTAGGTGTCACTTTTCATTAATCATACACGACTCTCCGTGAAAGCCTATGACAAAATCATAACACAAGGACAATATCTTTCATTGAAGAGTCTATCGACTCTCAAACAGACGACACTTCAAAGGCTTTTCCTAAAAAAGGGTCTGACTTCTCCTTAACAAAACTCTTTTAATATAAACTTATTAaatttaaatctcaaattttacgATTTTATATCAGCGGGAATTCAAATGGATTATAtctaaattatctaaatttaaaataaacttcaaaattttaaaattaaatttgattataaattaaaagttaattatttaattaaaatatgtctaaaattttatatttttaaaattaaaatttaatcattatacttgtattttaagtaatttagtttctttatttttagatttcaaaattcagcTCCAACTGTTAATagaaagatttaaattttgaaatatgaaaatagaTAAACTAAATTTCAAGAAATACCAAGTATATGGACTAAATTCtaatttttgaaaagtacaaggactgtaagcatattttaacctaattAATTCTATCTATAATTAGGAAAGGTCTCACACATGTGAAAGATGACTTGTGAACTAagtgtaaaaaaagaaaaaaaaaagaaaaaaaacgttGATGGCTTTATATGTTTGATGCAGTGGGTGTGTGTTTATATCTGAGCATTTAATTCGATGGTAGGGTCTACTAAAGATGACAGCTATTTTCATTACTCTTCTTCAGTGCtttcttttcttattattttcatctcTCTTTTGAAGCACATTCATGGCTTCTCTGTGCTCtcttctctctctttctctcatgTCTTCCAACTTATCCCCTTCCTTAATCACATTCTCTCACTTTTAATCCCTTAACTCTTTAACATCTATTTTCTAGTTACAACTGTTTATCTTCATTAGAGGAAAGAAAGGGATGAATGCTGGCGTGTCTCTTAAGCACAATTTCAGCATGTTGCTGCTTAAGCTGTTTGTGGTTCTTGCCTGTGAGTGATTTTTAAACATCTTGTTTCTCATTTTTCATTTCTGGGTTTTGCTTATATTGGTATCATCTATTTGTTTTAACTGTTGGGTCATTATTCAAATTGCGGGAAATGTTAGCCTGgaattcttaattttatttttcttgtaaatTTGAGCTTAAAGAAATAGATTATTCTTGAATTTGACTAAATAAGTCTGGTAAAGTTTTTACTTTATGTGTAGGAAGATTCTTAATTGAAAATAGTATTCAATTTTCAGTGATTTGGTGCATTAACTTATTGAACTTATACTTTCTTGCATTATTTGCGCTGATACATTTTAGGTTCTTTGTGTTTGCCAGCTTGAACTTTTCTTTATTATATTAGCTTTGTAATTTATGTTAAATACAATGTGATGGGTAGAAGTATCATGCAGACCCTGTATCAGGAGAAAGATTGCCTTTTATCCCTTTACCCTGGTTAAATTTAGTTGTTGTAGAGTAAACTGATCTTATTTTTTGTTAAAAGCTTATCTATTTCTACTGTTTAAAAGTTAATGTGGCTGACAAAATTACCCGACAGTTACAAGTGATTACAAGTGATGTGCCACTGCCATATGTACCTCATTCTAACCTACATGGATCAGTTTTTAGTAGTAAAATTGATGAATTTTTTAACAGAATGAGCAGTTAATTTACATGGACTAATTTGTGTACTTTTTTGAGTAGAGGTGGCAAAATGCAATTCGGCTCTTAGTACAAGGGtgtccatggtacttttacccaaTGTGATGATATTAAGTTTGGACCTCTATTATGTCCATTAGCTTGAAAAAATTATTAGAAAAGAAGTTAATGTAATTGGAATGTTTGATTCTTGTGAATAGTTGATATTAATTTTAGTTTGCTCGTGTTTTATTGTAGTTTTAGAAATCTGTCTGCTAACAAATACTTGAAATTTTAGTCTTTATAACTATTTATCACCAATAGGTCTTATAATTGTTTACTTATATATGTACCTTTTTAATCTGTTTAAGCTTTTCGAGTGACTGTGAGGTTCATAAAAATACCATGGAGAATTAGTTTAGGTATTTTCCGTGCTTAAAAATGTATAATCTTGATTTTGGAACATTTACAAAGAGTTTGATTTTGACAATGACTATCCTGCCTGGGACAGCGCCTGTTAGACCACGATAAATGTGGTTGAAACTTGATGTACGAGGAACAAACATAAGCTATGTTGGTTTGACTCTTCATTTCTCTTGTAATCCTTGTGTTCAATGCATGTCTTATCAATAACATTGTCATTTTGAACCATGCTAAGCAACACTTTAATGTTTAAGCACTAAATGAGTATAAGATTTTTGCAGTTTTATTATCGGTTGCCTTTGTGTAGCATAagtggaaaattttaaatttcacatCTTACTTAATTGGTTATGTATGATATTTTCAATCTTTGTGATTCATCCCTTCATTTCAGGCTTCCATGAATGTTTATCCGATCCTCAAGTTCATCATAAAGGTTATATGTTAACCAGTAGAGAAACTAGTGATTTTGTACCTAAAATTACTCCAACGGCATCTCCTCAACCATTTCTTCCTCTACTTGCACCTTCTCCTCTATCAACCTTCACAAATAGCACTTCTCCTAAATTATCAGGTATGTTTTACATAACGGATAAATATCaagtttatacatgaactttgtttCAATTTGAAAAATGAACTTTGATTTGGTGCAGTTATACGCATGAAACTTAAATTGTGGTTCATATGTAtacatgaaactttgattttgattcaattgtacacatttaaagaaatgaatacatacatttattttcatattggatTAGTATAATAGTCTGTATATGCAATATATCCAACATAAAATGATGCTAATTTGATAATAGTGTTAGTGATTTCTGAAAATTGAATCagtcaattttatttataaaatcgcACAAAGTTAAAGTTCATGTATAGCATTGCACATTGGATCAAAGTTCATGTacaattttgatatttatcccttTACATAATAGATTAAAAGCTTAATCTATTTGGATTTTAGTGTATAATTACATTTTTGTGTTGTGTTTGGTCTTCTGTAGGACTCTGTATGTTAAATTTCACTGCTGCTCAAAGCTTGATAAGCATTACGTCAATTGATTGTTGGGCTGCATTTGCTCCACTATTGGCAAATGTAATATGTTGTCCACAACTACATGCTACTCTTGTGATTCTTGTTGGTCAATTGAGTAAAGAAACTGGTGTGCTCGCTCTAAACAGAACCCTTGCCAAGCCTTGTTTATCAGATATTGAGCAAGTCTTGGCTGGCCAGGGTGCTGGTGACGGTCTCAATCAAATTTGTTCGATTCATTCATCAAACCTTACTGAAGCATCTTGTCCCGTAAAAGATGTTGATGAATTTGAGAACATGGTAAACTCTTCTGAGCTTCTTTCTTCATGTGAAAAGATTGATCCTGTTAAAGAATGTTGTGACCAAGTTTGTCAAGGTGCAATATCTGATGCTGCAACAAGACTTGCATTGAAAGCTTCTGATCCTCTAAGCATGGATGGACCTCATCTTTTACCTCAGCACACAACAAGGATAAATGATTGTAAAACCGTTGTGCTTCGATGGTTGGCAAGTAAACTTGACCCTTATCATGCAAAGGAAGTTCTTAGAGGATTAACCAATTGCAATGTTAACAAAGGTATCAATGCCCCCTCTATCTTATTGTCTTAGGTATTATCATTCTGATTACATCTTTGGCTTTGTTGTGGGGAGGTTGCTCTCTGGGCCGATCTTGGACACTCAACGGTGGACGTATTGTGCCTGGGATGTCTATGGCTCTATGCTTGGCTAGTCTAGCTAAGTGGTAGTGTTCTTACCCACCAATGCCATATAAAGGCATGGGTTCGAACCCCACCAAGGCCAAATGATAAAACATTTCCTTGGTGGTGAAGTGCTCCCCAAGCTCTGTGAACCCGTTTGGGCTCTCCTCGGAGTCGGGGGACAAAACGTAGGGCTAAAACTGAGTATAGACACCCCGGGAACAATACCTCCACCGTTTAGGGTCTGAGACCGGCCCAGTCGACCTCCCTTCAACAGCCTTCATATTTAaactattttctttgtttttggttttCTTCGATTTCAGTTTGCCCTCTCGTTTTTCCCAACATGAAGCATGTGGCAAATAGCTGTGGTAACGGAATAAGTGACCAAACAGCTTGTTGTGATGCTATGAATAGCTATGTCTCTCACTTACAAAAGCAGACCCTAATCACCAACTTACAAGCTTTGGACTGTGCTACCTCGTTAGGGTTGAAGCTCCAAAAATACAATATCACCAAAGATGTTTATAGCCTATGTCACATAAGCCTCAAGGATTTCTCTCTTCAAGGTTGGTTTCCTTGCTTGATGCCACTGCGATGAGCAACCTGAATTGATCCTTACATAAAAATAATGAATTAGTCCTAACACTTTATTCTTTTTTCTCTGTCATGATCGGATTTGATACTAATTATCAACAACTTCTATGCATCAGTCGGAAGTCAAGGTGAGATTCTTCTCCACTCAAAAATGGCAACATAAATTTGCTTTTACATATTGGGAATTTGTTCCTATGTGCATCTGTATCTTATACTAATTCTGTAGTTGGTACTTGAATCATGTTGAAAGCATTCTTCTCCCATCTTTTTGTTGTTTACCCGTCATGGCTTAGGCAAGACGAGGTGGGAGTTGTTACAATTGAAAGAGTCATGCCTGTTTCGAAACTAGAAAATTCTTTAAGTACTTGTACCCTTCATTTGCGAGATTAGCATATTCAATTATCTATTTACATAATTAACATGTCTAACTTGTTTGTTTCTTTTCACTGTTTTTAGAATCTGGATGTCTCTTACCAAGCTTACCTTCTGATGCAACATTGGACAAATTTTCTGGGATCAGTTTCATTTGCGATCTAAATGATAATATTCCAGCTCAATGGCCGTCTCTGTCACTACTACCAGCTTCATCATGCAATAAGAGTATGTACTCTCATTAGTGGTTCACATTGATTTTAAATTACTTCAATGCTATTTCCCTCATCATTTCCTTATTTTCACTTGTATTCATGTCATACAGCTATCAGAATTCCTGCACTACCTGCCGCCACGAATGCTCAAAGTGGTAGGAAATCGCCCTGTTTACTCAAGCGATTGTAATCTCTTGGAAACCCTCGAAACTTTAATGAAAGTCTCACCCTCTCTTTTGCAGGTCTTAACACAGAATATATCGTAGTTTATCTCCTCGTTGCATATTCAATGGCCATAATGATGCTCTTATGGGTCTAGTTTGAGGCTAATTCAAGAATCCTGTCATTCATTGAAGCTGAAGATAACTAGAAGAAGGTTATACGCAATCATATAAGCATAACTCCTGGTTCAAAGATTTGTGTTAAAAGCTTGATTCAAGTTCATCTATATGATCATATTAATTCAATATTCTTGCAggttttatataataatattttgtaaAGTAAATAACATGGGAGAAAGACAAATATATGTTGTATTGTATCTATACAAGTATCTTGAGTACAAAATGTAAATTTTGATTGGTAGATTGAAAGGTTTTACcttaattttattgaaaatttgtttctattttgtatAATATATTGAGCTAAGGTTGCTTGTGATTGAATGAAACGTTTGATGctatataacaaaattaaattggtttttttaataatttcattataggttttggttatatttattctttttatCAATTGAATTGAtcgtaaataaaatatttaatttatttatatttatgaataAGCTTATATATGAATCattgattttcattttatttattattttggtataatgtcaaattttgctgtttttattttttatttagctGTATTTGGTTCTCAATCAGtcaaatttgataattttttaaaagaaaattgagAGGATCGAAATGATGTTTTTTTAATgagaatattaattaaaatatttaaatttttatatacaaTTGTACTCcatgttaatttaattaaaaataaatttatgaactttttatttttaattttaattttgatttattttaatttttaaatttttataaattgtgAATTATTTGATGATGTGACATATAATACAAATGATATGTTAAGTTAACATGATGCGTACATAAATTACCATTTAAATTACCATGTCAAcaacattaaaaattaatatttgtcATCATTTcacttaaaaaaatattaaaagctaaatttatcattatgtctTTTTTTTTACAACAATAATTTAAACTAAAGTTATTTCTGAAAAAATATCATCGGACCAATAAATCATAATTTAGGTTATTTAAATTTTGCTTATTGACTTATAAGAATCTTATTACAGCATGTTCCAATCACTCTAAAGGAATAAGACGTGTTACTATTTTGTTACTTAAAAGTAAGGTTTTCAGAATTAGATTAGTAGTTAAATTAATCAGTTCATCGATTTATCGGTTTAATAGATCCGATTAATTCGTATCGATTTTTGACTCAATCAGTTTAATATCCTCTAAATTGAACCCCAATCAATTCccaatttaatccaatttaacCTTGGTAATAAGCAATCAACGTTTTCACAGGCGGGTGGAGATTCACTGGACAAATTGTTGCCTTTTTACAGTTTTGGCTTTCTTTTAAGAACTatccttttttttaatttaaaattaacagtttttaaatatttaaataattaataattttattatatgataaattaattaaaaatacatttttattatacttaatatgattaattaaattaagtaatcacataaataataaataatataataattttatataaatataagtttaattatatattatataaattttaatataaatattaatatgatAAAATGATTTTAATGTAAATTTTTCGTTCTAATATCATCACCACTGCTATGATCCAATCCAAACATATTTTGCCAGTAATTTTAATCTCTTTGCGAtggtaattaattttattaccatcatTATTTCTAATCTCATTGCTCATTTAAATGGAATCTAAAAGTGATACTTATATATCACTTGCAAAATCAGTACTTAATCGACTCAACCAACCTATGTTAACATCATATAAAAATAGGTAAAGTACACCCAAGGTCACTAAACAattagtaagtttacgttttagtcactcaactttaaaaagttacaaaataatcactgaactattcaaaaattttcattttcaaaatataagtaCCACATTGGACAATTTATGAAAGTATAAGTACTGTAAGAAAACACATATTGATAATTCAAGTACCACATTAAATAttttgtgaaaatatatatacCAAATGTAATATTATCCTTAAAATATCTTTTGGATTGGATTCTGTTTGAATCTAAATTTAATTGAGACCCAATTTAGATACtttataaaaaagggaaaaaaagaatAGGTGCTACAATAATGGCTATAAAaggcataataatttatttggccctctaactttataaaaaaagtcattttagctCTATATTTAATTTTGTCTCTTTTAGCTATTGAACTTGCATTATTTGTCAAATCACTCCAAAATGAATGGAAAAATTAACGTTTGTTAACTTTACTAGCGTGACATCCATGTGTATATCAcattagcaattaattaattttaaaatttaaaatattaaaaataatatattttatttttaaataatttaaaaattaattaatcgtTGATATGATATTCACATTAGCAAAGGTAATAGACGTTAACTAGTCTATCTGTTTTAGGATGATTTGATAAATATtataagtttaaggactaaaagagacgaaaaattaaatagaaagctaaataaattttacaaagttgAAGGGCTAAAAATTATTATACTAAATTTAATTAAGACCCAATTTAGATACTTCATAAAAaggtaaaagaaagaaagaataggTGCTAAAATAATGTGTATGCCCCTTACAAGTTACAAGGTAAAAGGCACAAAGAATCACTTTATGTAATTACAAAATGATCCCTGAAAGAATATAAAGGCTGCCATTTTCCCTTAAAAGCCTGGCTAGCTTAATTAGTATCAACTATCTGAAACCATATCTACTGAAAAAAATAGAACACACCATGGATTCTCAACAGGAGCAGCTGCACCAGCCATTACAAAACTCCATGCATGGCCACCGGCCGCCGCCGCAGACACCCGAGCTGTCTTCTTCAGAATCCAGTGATGCTGGCAGTGTCTATGATGTGGACTCTAAGCTTGAAAAAGTCTTGTTAGACAACGAGCTCCCATATTTCAAGCGTCTCCGACTGGCTTTATGGATCGAACTCCGGCTGCTCTTCCACCTTGCCGGACCGGCTGTTTTCGTTTACTTGATCAACAATTTCATGTCTTTATCCACTCGTATCTATTGTGGTCACTTAGGCAACCTTGAGCTTGCAGCTGCTTCTCTTGGTAACAATGGCATACAGCTCCTCGCTTATGGCCTCATGGTATATTATATATAACCATATATATTGCACATACATACACTAGGAATTAGATTACATTTCGTtcctttattaaaaaaatatcaaattagtCCGTGTACGTTAATTCATGTACGttagattaaagaataaattaattttttgttaaaaacttcatctaattttattattaaaagctGGTGTGATTGACAAAATAACAAGAAAGTTAGATTTTTACTTATATTCTTCTCCTGTTTATTTTACTAgggtttttataattttattcaacTTTTTGCAGCTAGGTATGGGGAGTGCTGTAGAGACACTATGTGGACAAGCATACGGTGCTCACAGGTACTCCATGTTAGGGGTTTATCTTCAAAGATCAACCATTGTACTTACCTTAACAGGGATCCCATTAGTGTTAGTCTATGTGTTTTCAAAACCAATCATGATCTTACTAGGCGAATCCACGGCGGTGGCATCGGGGACAGCGGTTTTCGTTTACGGTTTAATCCCACAAATCTTTGCTTATGCCTTCAACTTTCCCATACAAAAATTCCTTCAATCTCAAAGCATAGTAAACCCAAGTGCTTATATCTCAGCTACTACACTCGTGGTGCACCTTGTTTTGAGTTGGTTAGCTGTGTATAAGCTCGGTTTGGGGTTAATAGGTGCATCAATGGTGTTAAGCTTATCGTGGTGGATCATTGTGGTGGCTCAAATAGTGTATATATTGAGAAGTGAAAAGTGTAAGCTAACATGGGATGGTTTGAGCTTACAAGCCTTTCATGGGTTATGggattttttcaaattttcagtTGGTTCAGCTGTGATGTTGTGTTTGGAGATTTGGTACTTGCAGATATTGGTTTTGGTTGCTGGTTTGTTGGAGAACCCTGAGGTTACATTGGATTCTCTTTctgtatggtaagtaagtttatttTTCCCATATAATTCCTCCCCAAAAGTAATATCGGGAAATTATATTAGTTCTGATATTATATTTTGTTTCCTTtgcttgaaaaataaataaattaatttttgtatgtTAGATCAAAAATAAATTGGTACTTTCCATTAAAAAAATTCATCCAGTTCTACTAGTAAAAACTGACATTGCTAATAGAAAAATCAAATAGTTACATATGATGTGCCACGTGTACATCATGTTAACATATAGAaactaatttttaacaataaaaatggacgaaattttaaataaaagagcCAGTTTACTTTTTGATCATATAAAGATTATTTTGCCTATTGTTTGAGTAGTGGAGACAAAATACAATCTTACTTCTAATATAAGAGCCTACATTGTACTTTTACCAATTTATACTACTACTCATAATCTCACTAAAATCCTTGAATCAAAATTTACCTAATCTTTTTAGGGAGAAGTTTCTACTTTCGTTTTTATGCTTTTCGCTTAATAATATATCTCATACATTATATAGATTATAATATTTGGTATCAGAGTCAGCTCTGGATAGTTGAAACTAGCAATATGTCATTTAATATGGTAGACTCTtgttcaaataaaaaaatatcatgGTTCTAGATAAGAGTCATAAATCTCAACTCGGTTATTGACAAAAAAAATCTCATTAGTTATATACTAGAGTTGTTTTGAGATATAGTTAGAGATGACAAAAAAAAACCCCAAACCCGACTTAATTCGATAGggccaattttaaaaaattgacttTTGAGATGGGTCTAATTTTTCAATAGATTAGAAAAACTTACCTAGAgatattaccaaaataccccttatatgtaatattagtttaaatatatataataatgaaatttatATTAAGATTTGTTCTAACATAAATATACTTTATGGTATGTCTCATATTTagacttaaattttttttcttgaaaaagCTTTGGAATAATGGTATGTCTCGTATTTCAATATTGGTCCATGCAATTCGTGCAAATTTtagattaatttattattattactactactaTGTggtcttaattaattaattaattaatattagggTTAGAAGCATAAAGTAGATGAAATGTAGTGTATCAACGTCTCAAGGGAAAAAGGTGAAATATTAAAGGGAATAAATGCTTGCAAAGTGCATATATATGGTTCCAATGAAAGTGGAGTTGGGGGTCATTCGTGAAACACGCCATAATCCTTTTTGCTTAGTTATTCTTTCTAATTTTAGCTTTtgcttttacttttttttaatgcTTCCTCTAATTaaatctaatttaatttatttataaaaagttagtcatttaaatcattttaattttaagggtaaactattaaaatagtcatttatgtttgaaatattatgttttagtcacttacgttaatgtgttataacattttagtcatAATGGTGTAACGGTAAGTTGACGTagtacgttaaatcatcattttaaacaaaaattttaggttaaattatacaattgctcctcatattttttttgttttgaacaaaaaatttcttttatgttcttttaactttcctttttctttttctttt
The Gossypium arboreum isolate Shixiya-1 chromosome 10, ASM2569848v2, whole genome shotgun sequence genome window above contains:
- the LOC108489136 gene encoding protein DETOXIFICATION 40-like → MDSQQEQLHQPLQNSMHGHRPPPQTPELSSSESSDAGSVYDVDSKLEKVLLDNELPYFKRLRLALWIELRLLFHLAGPAVFVYLINNFMSLSTRIYCGHLGNLELAAASLGNNGIQLLAYGLMLGMGSAVETLCGQAYGAHRYSMLGVYLQRSTIVLTLTGIPLVLVYVFSKPIMILLGESTAVASGTAVFVYGLIPQIFAYAFNFPIQKFLQSQSIVNPSAYISATTLVVHLVLSWLAVYKLGLGLIGASMVLSLSWWIIVVAQIVYILRSEKCKLTWDGLSLQAFHGLWDFFKFSVGSAVMLCLEIWYLQILVLVAGLLENPEVTLDSLSVCMGISSLLMMISIGFNAAASVRVSNELGAGNPKSAAFTVKIVTLVSLTIAVAEAVVVLALRHVISYVFTEGETVAEAVSELCPFLAVTLILNGVQPVLSGVAVGCGWQTFVAYVNVGCYYVVGIPLGRLLGFKYHLGAKGIWSGMIGGTLMQTLILLWVTFRTDWNNEVETAKKRLDKWEDKRETLLKN
- the LOC108487052 gene encoding uncharacterized GPI-anchored protein At1g61900-like; translation: MNAGVSLKHNFSMLLLKLFVVLACFHECLSDPQVHHKGYMLTSRETSDFVPKITPTASPQPFLPLLAPSPLSTFTNSTSPKLSGLCMLNFTAAQSLISITSIDCWAAFAPLLANVICCPQLHATLVILVGQLSKETGVLALNRTLAKPCLSDIEQVLAGQGAGDGLNQICSIHSSNLTEASCPVKDVDEFENMVNSSELLSSCEKIDPVKECCDQVCQGAISDAATRLALKASDPLSMDGPHLLPQHTTRINDCKTVVLRWLASKLDPYHAKEVLRGLTNCNVNKVCPLVFPNMKHVANSCGNGISDQTACCDAMNSYVSHLQKQTLITNLQALDCATSLGLKLQKYNITKDVYSLCHISLKDFSLQVGSQESGCLLPSLPSDATLDKFSGISFICDLNDNIPAQWPSLSLLPASSCNKTIRIPALPAATNAQSGLNTEYIVVYLLVAYSMAIMMLLWV